A window of Platichthys flesus chromosome 23, fPlaFle2.1, whole genome shotgun sequence contains these coding sequences:
- the LOC133949091 gene encoding uncharacterized protein LOC133949091, with product MDSFQRRLIQRRDDKFYGYLTKQKLQRLSPSDADVARQEFTAFLNHALSYIEKWFDFSEENWLFHLQPVSLASGKISFDDMENITNRLCLVGRLNISMDDLYEECVSANSLLEHLTQEKEAWQSKGTAERWMEVLQTAELPNIQAAVSFFLTIPSSTGFVERIFSFMKNKWNDVRNKCSVELIKGELIVSLNYELSCSEFYSAALKDKQLLTAARSQKKYKWKKSPHNVALSC from the exons ATGGACTCTTTCCAGAGAAGACTAATTCAGAGAAGAGATGATAAGTTCTATGGGTACCTAACCAAACAAAAGCTCCAGCGTCTCTCACCATCTGATGCTGATGTTGCCAGGCAGGAATTTACAGCCTTCTTAAACCATGCCCTCAGTTATATTGAGAAGTGGTTTGACTTCTCAGAGGAAAACTGGCTCTTCCACCTGCAGCCCGTCTCTCTAGCATCTGGGAAGATCTCCTTTGATGACATGGAGAACATAACCAACCGGCTTTGCCTGGTTGGCAG GCTGAACATCTCCATGGATGATCTGTATGAAGAATGTGTATCTGCAAACAGTCTTCTGGAGCACCTCACTCAGGAGAAGGAAGCCTGGCAGTCTAAAGGAACAGCAGAGAGGTGGATGGAGGTTCTTCAGACAGCTGAACTTCCCAACATCCAAGCTGCTGTATCCTTTTTCCTCACCATCCCATCTTCCACTGGGTTTGTGGAgaggattttctcttttatgaagAACAAATGGAATGATGTGCGGAACAAATGTTCCGTGGAATTAATTAAAGGTGAGCTCATTGTAAGCCTCAATTATGAACTGTCTTGCTCAGAGTTCTACTCTGCTgcactcaaagacaaacaacttcTCACTGCAGCAAGATCACAGAAGAAGTACAAGTGGAAAAAGTCTCCACATAATGTGGCACTGAGCTGTTGA